A window of the Deinococcus fonticola genome harbors these coding sequences:
- a CDS encoding replication-relaxation family protein → MTIRPGPRPRHEGVSEQEREAFRQLLRDGAWTPDETKAALGRKRMLELHEENYLSVTYTAMGLLVLPKAHGRVAATGSCDKPRSFARCINTAYQRLALQRLGWEVILDPARRPPTARDDLTPVQTPEGTVLLTAQFGSGRGCSVEKLESLVTQWRSEALFHNLRVVVLTPNVRRGKRLQERESSWLKLVHCLPLAEAKGRVMYPASDDPRASEAALHVPTDTALPELTRQILCLSRDARLHHARRALAVDSVMSTQQLRRHYGLEAGDLQDTPYVHALIHPCHGRYGLEVSTRFFLASPRMQYVHHHHLAHRAGLAEMRMQLSVEADTSVWQTEPRSRLSYEQPDAIWCTPKGSVAVEYDTGSYSMSTIQKKRETFSDRGFAATLWGVPAAKRQQRLQREFGEEVMLAQWFNRER, encoded by the coding sequence GTGACCATCCGTCCCGGCCCCCGACCGAGGCACGAAGGGGTCTCTGAGCAGGAGCGTGAAGCGTTCCGGCAGCTGCTCAGAGACGGCGCGTGGACACCGGATGAGACCAAGGCGGCACTGGGTCGAAAGCGGATGTTGGAATTGCATGAGGAGAACTATCTGTCAGTGACTTACACGGCGATGGGCCTGCTGGTGCTCCCCAAAGCGCATGGTCGCGTCGCCGCCACCGGGAGTTGCGACAAGCCCAGAAGCTTTGCCCGCTGCATCAACACGGCCTACCAGCGCCTCGCGCTCCAACGCCTGGGCTGGGAAGTGATTCTTGATCCCGCCCGGCGTCCACCCACGGCCCGCGACGATCTCACTCCGGTGCAGACGCCAGAGGGAACTGTACTGCTGACAGCTCAGTTCGGCTCAGGGCGCGGCTGCTCGGTGGAAAAACTGGAGAGCTTGGTCACACAGTGGCGCAGTGAGGCGTTGTTCCACAACCTGCGGGTGGTGGTTTTGACGCCGAACGTGCGCCGTGGGAAAAGGTTGCAGGAGCGTGAAAGTTCATGGTTGAAACTCGTACACTGCTTGCCGCTAGCGGAAGCCAAGGGAAGGGTCATGTACCCAGCATCAGACGATCCGCGTGCCAGTGAAGCTGCCCTGCACGTCCCCACTGATACAGCTCTCCCGGAGCTGACCCGGCAGATCCTCTGTCTCTCTCGTGATGCGCGTCTTCACCATGCCAGACGGGCACTGGCGGTGGATTCAGTGATGAGTACCCAACAGTTGCGACGGCATTACGGCCTGGAAGCAGGCGACCTGCAGGACACGCCGTATGTTCATGCTCTGATCCATCCGTGCCATGGTCGCTACGGCCTTGAAGTCTCAACCCGGTTCTTCTTGGCTTCACCGCGCATGCAGTACGTACACCACCATCACCTTGCCCACCGGGCTGGCCTGGCCGAGATGAGGATGCAACTCAGTGTCGAAGCGGACACGAGTGTCTGGCAGACGGAACCGCGTTCACGCCTCAGTTACGAGCAGCCTGACGCGATCTGGTGCACACCCAAAGGCAGCGTCGCCGTTGAGTACGACACCGGGTCGTACAGCATGTCCACGATTCAAAAAAAGCGTGAAACCTTCAGCGATCGGGGCTTCGCCGCAACGCTCTGGGGCGTGCCAGCGGCGAAGCGGCAGCAGAGGCTACAGCGAGAATTTGGGGAGGAGGTG